The Treponema medium genome has a window encoding:
- the rplF gene encoding 50S ribosomal protein L6, protein MSRIGKLPVAVPAGVKVNIADGSLTVEGPKGKLSRTYNSLVQVKFENSEVSVTRVNESKEARSFHGLYRNLIHNMVVGVSQGFSKTLIVNGVGYRAEVQGKLLVMALGYSNDFIVLIPEGIEVKVEPQGNKVIISGIDKEKVGEFAAQIRKLRLPEPYKGKGIRYETEVIKRKVGKTGVK, encoded by the coding sequence GTGTCAAGAATTGGAAAACTTCCGGTAGCTGTTCCTGCCGGAGTAAAAGTCAATATTGCCGACGGTTCATTGACCGTTGAGGGTCCCAAGGGGAAACTCTCCCGTACCTATAATTCGCTGGTACAGGTAAAGTTTGAAAACTCCGAGGTTTCCGTAACGCGGGTGAATGAGTCTAAGGAAGCCCGCTCGTTTCACGGGTTGTATCGGAATTTAATTCACAATATGGTCGTGGGCGTCAGTCAGGGCTTTTCTAAAACTTTGATTGTTAACGGCGTCGGTTACCGTGCCGAAGTGCAGGGAAAACTGTTGGTGATGGCTTTAGGCTATTCAAACGATTTTATCGTTTTGATCCCCGAAGGCATCGAGGTAAAGGTTGAACCGCAGGGAAATAAAGTTATTATCTCCGGTATTGATAAGGAAAAAGTCGGCGAATTTGCAGCGCAGATCCGTAAACTCAGATTACCCGAACCCTACAAGGGAAAGGGTATCCGTTATGAAACCGAAGTTATTAAACGCAAAGTCGGTAAGACCGGTGTTAAATAA
- a CDS encoding type Z 30S ribosomal protein S14 codes for MATTAMINKANSTPKYSSRQYNRCRVCGRPRGYMRKFQMCRICFRKLASEGQIPGVTKSSW; via the coding sequence ATGGCAACAACAGCAATGATAAATAAGGCAAACAGTACGCCGAAGTATTCCAGCCGCCAATACAACCGCTGCAGAGTATGCGGCCGTCCGCGCGGATATATGAGGAAATTTCAGATGTGCCGTATTTGTTTTCGCAAATTAGCAAGTGAAGGCCAGATACCTGGCGTTACAAAATCAAGTTGGTAG
- the rplE gene encoding 50S ribosomal protein L5, which yields MSNYVPRLKKIYTETITPELTKEFGYTTVMQVPKLVKIVLSMGVGEALTNKKLLDAAVTDLGTITGQKAVKTKAKKSIANFKLREGHEIGAMVTLRGAKMYEFLDRFINVALPRVKDFRGVNPNGFDGRGNYSLGVTEQIIFPEIDFDKIEKIAGLNINVVTTAKTDKEARALLLKFGMPFRK from the coding sequence ATGAGCAATTATGTGCCACGGCTTAAGAAAATCTATACGGAAACAATAACGCCTGAGCTTACAAAAGAGTTCGGCTATACTACGGTTATGCAGGTGCCGAAGCTTGTTAAAATCGTACTCAGTATGGGGGTTGGTGAAGCATTGACAAATAAAAAATTGCTTGATGCTGCAGTAACCGATCTCGGTACTATTACCGGCCAAAAAGCGGTAAAAACAAAGGCAAAGAAAAGTATCGCTAACTTTAAACTTCGTGAAGGGCATGAAATCGGGGCGATGGTAACATTGCGCGGTGCTAAAATGTATGAATTTTTGGATCGTTTTATTAATGTTGCGCTGCCTCGTGTTAAGGATTTCCGCGGTGTAAATCCGAACGGATTTGACGGGAGAGGAAATTATTCATTAGGTGTTACGGAACAGATTATTTTCCCTGAAATCGACTTTGATAAAATTGAAAAGATTGCGGGTTTGAATATCAACGTCGTAACGACGGCAAAAACCGATAAAGAGGCACGGGCGCTTCTTTTGAAGTTCGGTATGCCCTTTAGAAAGTAA
- the rplX gene encoding 50S ribosomal protein L24, which yields MEGKIKIRKNDTVEVIAGSEKGKRGAVLRVLPEKNQVIIQGINMGKKAMRKRSQQDQGGIAEIEMPIHISNVMIVGKKSGVSRIGYKMDGDKKVRFCRKGGEVL from the coding sequence ATGGAAGGAAAAATCAAGATCCGTAAGAACGATACGGTAGAAGTGATTGCGGGCAGCGAGAAAGGAAAGCGCGGCGCCGTATTGCGTGTTTTACCTGAAAAAAATCAAGTGATTATTCAGGGCATCAATATGGGGAAAAAAGCAATGCGCAAGCGTTCTCAGCAGGATCAGGGCGGAATTGCCGAAATCGAGATGCCGATACATATTTCAAATGTAATGATAGTCGGTAAGAAAAGCGGCGTATCTCGCATTGGATATAAGATGGACGGCGATAAAAAAGTGCGTTTTTGCCGTAAGGGTGGAGAAGTATTATAA
- the rplN gene encoding 50S ribosomal protein L14 gives MVQVETRLNVADNSGAKIVECIKVIGGSHRRYAGIGDIIVVAVKDALPTSTIKKGSVEKAVIVRVSKEYRRPDGTYIRFDDNACVLVDANKNPKGKRVFGPVARELRDMDFMKIVSLAPEVL, from the coding sequence ATGGTTCAAGTAGAAACAAGATTAAACGTTGCCGATAACTCGGGCGCAAAAATTGTAGAGTGTATTAAGGTAATCGGTGGATCTCACCGCCGATATGCCGGTATCGGTGATATTATTGTAGTAGCGGTAAAGGATGCTCTTCCGACTTCTACAATTAAAAAGGGTTCTGTAGAAAAAGCGGTTATCGTTCGCGTTTCTAAAGAATATCGCCGTCCTGACGGGACATATATCCGCTTTGACGATAACGCTTGTGTATTGGTCGATGCGAATAAGAACCCCAAGGGTAAGCGTGTTTTCGGACCTGTCGCGCGTGAACTGCGTGATATGGATTTTATGAAAATCGTATCGCTTGCACCTGAAGTTCTATAA
- the rpsQ gene encoding 30S ribosomal protein S17: protein MEETTAKKKSGNREFVGLVTSDKMDKTIVVQVATKKLHRLYKKYVLNTKKYKAHDEQNTAHIGDTVRIVENRPISKEKCWRLAEIIERAK from the coding sequence GTGGAAGAAACAACGGCAAAAAAGAAATCCGGGAACCGCGAGTTTGTTGGTTTGGTAACCAGCGATAAAATGGATAAAACCATTGTTGTGCAGGTCGCTACCAAGAAACTTCATCGGCTGTATAAAAAGTACGTGCTCAATACAAAAAAGTATAAGGCGCATGACGAACAAAATACAGCTCACATTGGTGATACGGTGCGTATTGTAGAGAACCGTCCGATCAGCAAGGAAAAATGCTGGCGTTTGGCGGAGATTATTGAGCGTGCAAAATAA
- the rpmC gene encoding 50S ribosomal protein L29, producing MKKPNYKDLSLAELVAKRSELKQKYMDLRFQFVVGHVENPMLKRSMRREIAALNTFIRQKELAGVSAE from the coding sequence ATGAAAAAGCCGAACTATAAAGATTTATCCCTTGCCGAATTGGTGGCAAAGCGGAGCGAACTAAAGCAAAAATATATGGATTTGAGGTTTCAGTTTGTAGTGGGACACGTAGAGAACCCTATGCTGAAACGGTCTATGCGCCGCGAAATTGCAGCGCTGAACACATTTATCCGGCAGAAAGAACTGGCCGGCGTAAGTGCAGAGTAG
- the rplP gene encoding 50S ribosomal protein L16, protein MALSPKRVKYRKIQRGRVKGNATRCNHIDFGEFALVSLEPFWLTNRQLEAARVALNRKVKRGGKLWIRVFPDKPYTKKPAETRMGKGKGAPEYWVAVVRPGTVLFELTGIDRSLAEEAMRLAGSKLPFKTRFAEQPRDN, encoded by the coding sequence ATGGCTTTAAGTCCTAAGAGAGTAAAATACCGCAAAATTCAGCGCGGTAGAGTTAAGGGAAACGCAACGCGGTGTAATCATATCGACTTTGGTGAATTTGCATTGGTATCGCTTGAACCCTTTTGGCTGACTAATCGCCAGCTCGAAGCTGCTCGTGTTGCTTTAAACAGAAAGGTAAAGCGCGGCGGTAAGTTGTGGATACGTGTATTCCCCGATAAGCCGTATACAAAAAAACCGGCTGAAACACGTATGGGTAAAGGTAAGGGGGCTCCGGAATATTGGGTCGCTGTTGTAAGACCCGGAACGGTGCTGTTTGAGCTTACCGGTATTGATCGCTCGCTTGCGGAAGAGGCTATGCGTTTGGCAGGAAGTAAGCTTCCGTTTAAGACACGCTTTGCCGAGCAGCCGCGCGATAACTAA
- the rpsC gene encoding 30S ribosomal protein S3, giving the protein MGQKVNPIGLRLGINKTWASRWYASPREYADLLHEDLKIRAMLQTMPECKNADVADIEIIRHPQRVTIVIHTARPGVIIGTKGANIEKIGAIIQKELNKKVQIKIKEVKRAELNASLVAQNVARQLMGRTSFRKALKQGCFSTMKAGAQGIKIRVSGRLGGAEMSRTEEMKEGRIPLHTLRADIDYGFAEAHTTYGKIGVKVWLYSGMMYGSDQKDDAGLLLKKQRKERAPRSEKGRGERAEAGRD; this is encoded by the coding sequence ATGGGACAGAAAGTAAACCCTATCGGGTTAAGACTTGGAATTAACAAAACATGGGCGTCTCGCTGGTATGCAAGTCCGAGAGAATATGCGGATTTATTGCATGAAGACTTAAAGATTCGCGCAATGCTCCAGACGATGCCTGAGTGCAAAAATGCGGATGTTGCCGATATCGAAATTATTCGTCATCCCCAGCGTGTAACGATTGTTATTCATACTGCGCGACCGGGTGTGATCATCGGAACGAAAGGTGCCAATATCGAAAAAATCGGCGCTATTATTCAGAAAGAACTAAATAAAAAAGTTCAGATCAAGATTAAAGAGGTGAAGCGTGCTGAATTGAATGCTTCTCTCGTCGCCCAAAATGTTGCTCGTCAGTTGATGGGACGTACTTCTTTTAGAAAAGCCTTAAAGCAAGGCTGCTTTTCTACGATGAAGGCCGGTGCACAGGGAATTAAAATCCGCGTTTCGGGTCGTCTCGGCGGTGCGGAAATGTCCCGAACCGAAGAAATGAAGGAAGGGCGGATACCCTTGCACACACTCCGTGCAGATATCGACTACGGTTTTGCGGAAGCGCATACCACCTACGGGAAAATCGGTGTAAAAGTTTGGCTCTATAGCGGTATGATGTACGGTAGCGACCAAAAAGATGACGCCGGTTTATTGTTAAAAAAACAGCGCAAGGAACGCGCTCCTCGGTCGGAAAAAGGCCGCGGCGAGCGTGCGGAAGCAGGGAGGGATTAA
- the rplV gene encoding 50S ribosomal protein L22: MTAKNGYRATIKYFIASPTKVRPVANVIKRKSYTDAMAILEHIPNKGAALISQTVKSAASNALNGNKKLDEDMLYIKEIRIDEGPRLKRLWCRGRGRADVQLKRMCHITVIVDEKAGA, translated from the coding sequence ATGACTGCAAAAAACGGTTACCGCGCTACGATAAAGTATTTTATTGCTTCTCCGACAAAAGTTCGACCGGTTGCAAATGTGATTAAACGCAAGTCTTATACCGATGCAATGGCGATCTTAGAGCACATACCCAATAAAGGGGCTGCACTGATTTCACAGACGGTTAAGTCGGCTGCCTCGAATGCTTTGAACGGTAATAAAAAATTGGACGAAGATATGCTCTATATTAAAGAGATCCGTATCGATGAAGGACCGAGACTCAAGCGCTTATGGTGCCGCGGCCGCGGACGTGCGGATGTTCAATTAAAACGAATGTGTCACATTACGGTAATAGTTGACGAAAAGGCGGGAGCGTAA